The DNA region TCGAAGGTCACCACGCAGTACAACGGGCAGGCCGTGGGGGTGATGCACGCCTGCGGACACGACGTGCACACCGCACTGCTGATGGGGGTGGCCGAGGTGCTGGCCGGGATGAAGGCGTCGCTGCCGGGCAGCGTCACCTTCCTGTTCCAGCCCGACGAGGAGTCGAACGGCGGTGCCGCACGCATGCTGAAGGCGGGGGCGTTCGACTCACCGCGCGTGGAGGCCGTCTACGGCCTGCACACCTGGCCCGCGCCCACCGGCACCGTCGCCACCCGCAGCGGCGGGATGATGGCCAGCATCGACAGCTGGCGCGTGGTCGTGCACGGGAAGCAGGCGCACGGCGCGCAACCGTGGCGCAGCGTCGATCCCATCGTCATCGGCGCCCAGATCGTGAACGACCTCCAGACCATCGTCAGCCGACGGGTGGACCTCACCGCCGGCCCTGCAGTCGTCACCACCGGCGTGTTCAACGGTGGCGTACGGGAGAACATCATCCCCGACAGCGTCGTGATGTACGGCACCTACCGCACCTTCAACGCGGCGGCGCGCGCGGTGGTGCACGACGAGATCGCGCGGATCGCCACCCATGTCGCGCAGGCCGGCGGCGCCACCGTGACGGTGACGCTGCCGGACGACTCCTATCCACCCACGGTGAACGACCCGCGCTGGTTCGGCCGCTTCACCGGCGTGCTGCGCAACACCCTGGGCAGCGCCAACGTCCTCGAGAGCGCACCGGCGATGCCGGGCGAGGATTTCTCGATCCTCCTCCAGCGCGTGCCCGGGATCTTTCTCTTCCTCGGCGTCACGCCGGTGGGCACGGATCCGCTGACCGTGCCCGCCAACCACTCGCCACTGTTCGTGGTGGACGAGGCATCGTTCCCCACCGGCATGACCGCGCTCGCCGCACTCGCGCTCGATGGCCTCCTGCACGGCATCCCCAGGCTCCCCGCGTCGCCATGATCCCCCGCCGCTCCGCCCTGCGCACCGCCTGCGTCCTCGCCGCGTGTGCGGCCACACTGCCGGCCTGCCGGACGACGATCCCCGTCACCTCGTCGGTGCCGGCGCCGGCCGCCGGCGTGGTCACGCCACCCACCAGTGGTGTGTATGCCGAACCCCACCGGCCGCAGTACCACTTCACGCCGCCGTCGCAGTGGATGAATGACCCCAACGGCATGGTGTTCTACGAGGGCGAGTACCACCTGTTCTACCAGTACCACCCGCAGGGCAACACCTGGGGGCCGATGCACTGGGGCCACGCGATCAGCACGGACCTGGTGCGCTGGGAGCACCTGCCCATCGCGCTCTATCCCGACTCGCTCGGCCTGATCTTCTCCGGTAGCGCCGTAGTCGACTGGAAGAACACCTCCGGCTTCGGCACCAACGGCAAGCCACCGATGGTGGCCATGTTCACGTACCACGACATGGCGAAGGAGAAGGCCGGCACCAGCACGTTCCAGACGCAGGGGCTGGCCTACAGCACCGATCGTGGCCGCACCTGGGTGAAGTACGCCGGCAACCCCGTGATCCCGAACCCGGGCATCCGCGACTTCCGCGACACGAAGGTCCTCTGGCATGAGGCGTCGCAGCGCTGGATCATGATCATGTCGGGCGGCGACCGGGTGCGGCTCTACTCGTCGTACAACCTGCGCGAGTGGCAGCCGGCCAGCGAGTTCGGCGCGACCCTCGGCGCACACGGCGGCGTGTGGGAGTGCCCCGACCTGTTCCCCGTGCGCGTGGAGGGCACCAACGAGGTGCGCTGGGTGATGCTGGTCAGCATCAATCCCGGCGGGCCCAACGGCGGCTCCGCCACGCAGTACTTCGTGGGCCACTTCGACGGGATGACCTTCACGCTCGATTCCACCTTCGCGACCGCCGTCGGTGCGGCAGGCGTGGAGCCCTCGCGTGGTGTGTGGCTCGACTACGGGCGTGACAACTACGCCGGCGTCACCTGGTCCGACGTGCCGGTGTCCGACGGGCGCCGGCTCTTCCTCGGGTGGATGAGCAACTGGGACTATGCGCAGGTGGTGCCGACGGAGGCCTGGCGCAGTGCCACCACCGTGCCGCGCGCGCTCACGTTGCGGCGCACGCCAGCCGGCCTGCGCGTGTACTCCACGCCGGTGCAGGAACTGCGGCTGCTGCGTGACCAGACCACGACGCTGCGGGACGGACAGGTGTCCGGCGAGCAGACGCTGCACGTGCCGCGCGGTGGCTCGGCCGCGATGTCGGAGGTGGACCTGGAGTTCGTGCCGTCGGCGTCCGGGCAGACGACCGTGGCGATCGAGCTGACGAATGCCGGGGGCGAGGTGTATCGCGTGGGCTACGATGCCCCGACGAAGCGGTTCTTCTCCGATCGCACTGGGCTCCCGCGCGCGTTCTCGCCGAAGTTCGCGGCGGCCGTGCACTACGCCCCGCGTGTCGCCGGCGACTCGGCCGTCCGCCTGCACCTGTTCATCGACCGGTCGTCGGTGGAGCTCTTCGGTGATGGCGGTGCGACGCCGCTCACGGACCTCGTGTTCCCGACCAGCGACTTCACCGCGATGAAGCTCGTCGTGACCGGGCCGGCGGTGCGGCTGCGCTACGCCACGATCTCCTCACTGCGGTCGATCTGGCGGTGACGCGGATGCCCATCGCCATCGCCGCGTTCGTGCTCTGCCTGGCCGCTCCGGCACTCCGGGGGCAGGCTCCGCCCCGCTTTCCCGAGGCGTGGGCCGGCCAGTGGAGCGGCACGCTGACCACGTACAGTCCACCGGATTCCGTGCGCAACCGCATCCCGATCTCGCTGCGCATCGCGCGTGAACCGGCGGGCGGTGCGTGGACCTGGCGCACGATCTTCAACGCCGACACCGTGCGCGGCAACCGCCCGTACCGCCTGGTCGTCGAGGATGTCGCACGGGGGC from Gemmatimonadaceae bacterium includes:
- a CDS encoding amidohydrolase → MRPLRLVPLIACVLAGAATVVAQAPATPPLPAALTRDLAARIAAVTPKVVAWRRDLHANPELSGLEVRTAGVVAAHLRALGLEVRTDVDGAHGVIGVLRGGRPGPAVALRADMDALPVTEQTGLPFASKVTTQYNGQAVGVMHACGHDVHTALLMGVAEVLAGMKASLPGSVTFLFQPDEESNGGAARMLKAGAFDSPRVEAVYGLHTWPAPTGTVATRSGGMMASIDSWRVVVHGKQAHGAQPWRSVDPIVIGAQIVNDLQTIVSRRVDLTAGPAVVTTGVFNGGVRENIIPDSVVMYGTYRTFNAAARAVVHDEIARIATHVAQAGGATVTVTLPDDSYPPTVNDPRWFGRFTGVLRNTLGSANVLESAPAMPGEDFSILLQRVPGIFLFLGVTPVGTDPLTVPANHSPLFVVDEASFPTGMTALAALALDGLLHGIPRLPASP
- a CDS encoding glycoside hydrolase family 32 protein; the protein is MIPRRSALRTACVLAACAATLPACRTTIPVTSSVPAPAAGVVTPPTSGVYAEPHRPQYHFTPPSQWMNDPNGMVFYEGEYHLFYQYHPQGNTWGPMHWGHAISTDLVRWEHLPIALYPDSLGLIFSGSAVVDWKNTSGFGTNGKPPMVAMFTYHDMAKEKAGTSTFQTQGLAYSTDRGRTWVKYAGNPVIPNPGIRDFRDTKVLWHEASQRWIMIMSGGDRVRLYSSYNLREWQPASEFGATLGAHGGVWECPDLFPVRVEGTNEVRWVMLVSINPGGPNGGSATQYFVGHFDGMTFTLDSTFATAVGAAGVEPSRGVWLDYGRDNYAGVTWSDVPVSDGRRLFLGWMSNWDYAQVVPTEAWRSATTVPRALTLRRTPAGLRVYSTPVQELRLLRDQTTTLRDGQVSGEQTLHVPRGGSAAMSEVDLEFVPSASGQTTVAIELTNAGGEVYRVGYDAPTKRFFSDRTGLPRAFSPKFAAAVHYAPRVAGDSAVRLHLFIDRSSVELFGDGGATPLTDLVFPTSDFTAMKLVVTGPAVRLRYATISSLRSIWR